Proteins from a single region of Alloscardovia omnicolens:
- a CDS encoding PFL family protein, which translates to MLNIMEVHETNKMIEQEKLDVRTITMGISLLDCISDDVDTVCDKIYTKITTYAKDLIKVGEDIERDYGIPIVNKRISVTPISLVGASACKTTDDYVKICQTLDRAAKTVGVNFLGGFSALVSKGMTPSEELLIRSLPQALSTTDFVCASVNVGSTRTGLDMDAIALMGSVIREVSEATADIDSLGNAKLVVFCNAPDDNPFMAGAFHGVTEGDAVINVGVSGPGVVSRALDEAKGKDFEFLCETIKRTAFKITRVGQLVAQEASARLGIPFGIIDLSLAPTPAVGDSVGEILEKIGLSQVGGPGTTAALAMLNDQVKKGGIMASSYVGGLSGAFIPVSEDKNMIDAATNGNLTIEKLEAMTCVCSVGLDMIAIPGDTSAATISGIIADEAAIGMINQKTTAVRVIPVIGKKVGDTAEFGGLLGRAPIMPVNTSDCSEFVYRGGHIPAPVHSFKN; encoded by the coding sequence ATGCTGAATATTATGGAGGTCCACGAGACCAATAAGATGATCGAGCAAGAAAAGCTTGATGTGCGCACAATTACTATGGGTATTTCTTTGTTGGACTGCATAAGCGACGATGTAGATACAGTCTGCGACAAGATTTACACCAAAATCACCACCTATGCTAAAGATCTCATTAAGGTCGGTGAAGATATTGAACGCGATTATGGCATCCCTATCGTCAATAAGCGCATTTCAGTCACCCCAATTTCTCTTGTCGGAGCGAGCGCTTGCAAGACCACTGATGATTACGTAAAAATCTGCCAGACCTTAGATCGCGCTGCCAAAACAGTAGGCGTAAACTTCTTAGGCGGATTCTCTGCGCTTGTATCAAAAGGTATGACCCCATCTGAGGAACTGTTGATTCGTTCACTCCCACAGGCGCTCTCCACCACTGATTTCGTCTGCGCTTCTGTCAACGTGGGCTCCACACGCACAGGCTTGGACATGGACGCCATCGCATTGATGGGCTCAGTTATTCGTGAAGTATCTGAAGCAACGGCAGATATTGATTCTTTGGGTAATGCCAAGCTCGTAGTCTTCTGCAATGCTCCTGACGATAATCCATTTATGGCTGGCGCTTTCCACGGCGTAACCGAAGGCGATGCTGTGATTAACGTAGGCGTCTCCGGTCCTGGTGTTGTTTCTCGTGCTTTGGACGAAGCAAAGGGCAAGGATTTTGAGTTCTTATGCGAAACCATTAAGCGTACGGCATTTAAGATTACTCGTGTAGGCCAGTTGGTTGCTCAAGAAGCATCAGCTCGTCTGGGTATTCCATTCGGCATTATTGATCTTTCGCTGGCTCCAACTCCTGCAGTCGGCGATTCTGTGGGCGAGATTTTGGAAAAAATTGGACTCTCCCAAGTTGGCGGCCCTGGAACGACTGCTGCTTTGGCTATGCTCAACGATCAGGTCAAAAAGGGCGGCATTATGGCGTCCAGCTATGTGGGCGGTTTGTCTGGTGCTTTTATTCCTGTTTCTGAAGACAAGAATATGATTGATGCCGCAACGAACGGCAATCTGACTATTGAGAAGCTAGAAGCTATGACTTGTGTTTGCTCTGTTGGCCTAGATATGATTGCCATTCCAGGTGACACCTCTGCTGCCACAATTTCAGGCATTATTGCTGACGAAGCTGCCATTGGCATGATTAATCAGAAAACTACTGCAGTACGTGTTATTCCTGTTATCGGCAAGAAGGTTGGAGACACCGCAGAATTTGGAGGCTTGCTTGGCCGCGCTCCTATTATGCCGGTCAATACTTCAGATTGCTCTGAATTTGTGTATCGCGGAGGTCATATTCCAGCACCAGTACACAGCTTTAAGAACTAA
- a CDS encoding DUF975 family protein encodes MYNRAALKQQAKDSLSGKWGKVVGIVIVFWLITMILAYVNILPLIPAIFALAQTGELSLETLIGLSSSTGALSLITGVLASLISVSFALSFLHFVDRQDQDIIQELTAPYVRGKAWGTIMNWLLTEVFTHLWTFLFVIPGIIKRYSYAMSYYITEDWGNQGYNVKGTEAINASKEMMRGHKWELFVLDLSFIGWYILVFFTGGLAGLFVTPYHAATRAAYYRDLLSRQAQTAQTYAPTNAPMQGAPAQAAPTGYAPAQNFAPYQAQQGYAGYTPAAEQAPTAQAQYAQQPYVQQPVQTAQPTQPAEAPAPTEPAHSAAPSTTAPAQTTNPTEHTDFGHPEIPSHNDDPYQV; translated from the coding sequence ATGTATAACCGCGCTGCTTTGAAACAGCAGGCTAAAGACTCGCTCTCCGGCAAATGGGGTAAAGTAGTCGGCATTGTTATTGTTTTTTGGCTCATCACTATGATACTGGCTTACGTCAATATTCTCCCACTCATTCCAGCAATCTTTGCCTTAGCACAGACTGGGGAGTTGAGCCTAGAAACTCTGATAGGACTATCTTCCTCAACAGGAGCGTTATCGCTGATTACTGGCGTTCTTGCCTCTCTTATATCTGTTTCTTTTGCCCTATCTTTCTTGCATTTTGTAGACCGTCAGGATCAGGACATTATCCAAGAACTGACAGCCCCTTATGTACGAGGTAAGGCATGGGGCACTATTATGAATTGGCTTCTTACTGAGGTCTTTACCCACTTATGGACGTTCCTCTTCGTTATTCCAGGAATTATTAAACGCTATTCCTATGCCATGAGCTATTACATTACTGAAGATTGGGGCAACCAGGGGTACAACGTTAAAGGAACTGAAGCTATCAACGCTTCGAAAGAAATGATGCGTGGACACAAATGGGAGCTTTTTGTTCTTGACCTTTCCTTTATCGGTTGGTACATTCTCGTCTTTTTCACCGGCGGTCTAGCTGGTTTGTTCGTTACTCCATATCATGCAGCAACACGAGCAGCATATTATCGTGACTTACTGAGCCGTCAAGCCCAAACAGCTCAAACCTATGCTCCTACAAACGCACCAATGCAAGGCGCACCAGCTCAAGCTGCTCCAACCGGTTACGCACCAGCTCAGAACTTTGCACCTTATCAGGCACAGCAAGGCTACGCTGGATATACACCTGCAGCTGAGCAAGCTCCTACTGCACAAGCACAATATGCTCAACAGCCATACGTTCAGCAGCCAGTACAGACAGCCCAACCAACGCAGCCAGCTGAAGCACCAGCCCCTACTGAGCCTGCACACTCAGCTGCTCCATCAACTACTGCACCTGCACAGACAACAAATCCTACAGAACACACTGATTTTGGTCACCCTGAAATCCCATCACACAACGATGATCCTTATCAGGTGTAA
- a CDS encoding DeoR/GlpR family DNA-binding transcription regulator — protein MISSQRQQLILGRLRTRGAVRIAGLAEEFGVSAMTIRRDIAELADKGLVKRVHGGAVSSSTLLAEPLFAVKSQMDVGLKDSIAMKAVELVQPGDVIAIGGGSTTYVFAQHLLESENSTGITILTNSLPVAELVQTAENKDVEVIVTGGVTTRSNSLVGPLADRVISSLRVNLLFLGTHSVSVPRGFLTPNSLESSTAAALMSIANKTIVLTDHTKWQLTSLSLFAGFDDVDIIITDSGISPEDVAATREVAHTLIVAD, from the coding sequence ATGATTTCATCACAAAGACAACAATTAATACTCGGACGGTTGCGTACGCGCGGCGCTGTGCGTATTGCTGGTTTAGCTGAGGAATTTGGTGTATCAGCGATGACTATTCGTCGTGATATTGCTGAACTTGCTGATAAAGGTCTTGTTAAGCGCGTGCATGGTGGTGCGGTGTCTAGCTCTACTCTGTTAGCTGAACCTTTGTTTGCTGTGAAATCGCAAATGGATGTGGGGCTTAAAGATTCTATCGCTATGAAAGCGGTAGAACTTGTTCAGCCAGGTGATGTGATTGCTATTGGCGGTGGATCTACAACATACGTATTTGCTCAACACTTGTTGGAAAGCGAAAATTCTACTGGCATTACCATTCTGACAAATTCGTTGCCGGTAGCAGAGCTTGTGCAAACAGCTGAAAATAAAGACGTAGAAGTTATTGTGACTGGAGGAGTGACTACGCGCTCCAACTCTCTCGTGGGGCCTTTGGCAGATCGTGTTATTTCTTCGTTGCGTGTGAATTTGCTGTTTTTGGGGACGCATTCAGTGTCTGTTCCGCGCGGATTTTTAACTCCGAATTCCTTGGAATCTTCTACGGCAGCAGCGCTGATGTCTATTGCGAATAAGACCATTGTGCTCACTGATCACACAAAGTGGCAGCTGACGTCGCTATCTTTGTTTGCTGGCTTTGATGACGTGGATATTATTATTACCGACTCTGGAATTAGTCCCGAAGATGTAGCAGCAACGCGTGAGGTGGCGCATACGCTTATTGTTGCGGACTAA
- the galT gene encoding galactose-1-phosphate uridylyltransferase codes for MTSFNNYEPGDYARNNIRISQTTLSDGRDFFYLDDDPEYVSGEKTRELTDPRVLANRYEPGIDGEGNPMPVQAPQMRQDPLTGDWIPMATARMNRPITAGPGATASGNPLAARKPGDPYQDGEVPDTDYNVVVFENRFPSMTRIPGVPDEVSYVDGNPLWKSKPAVGRCEVVCFDPNETGLPADLTLKRMRTVVEAWAFRTAEISSIEGIEQIFPFENHGQEIGVSLAHPHGQIYCYPFIAPRLETELQHTQAYFEKNGSDLLTDLKKAEIEAEDRIVLCNDTWIGYVPAAARWPLEVHVQPVRDDVRTLDELNDNERWGLAQMYSQLLKRGNAFFDTGDGKGMDLPYISAWHQAPIHDERRENYRLNLQFFSFRRSANKIKYLAGSESGMAAWISDTTPEKIAARFHELGSIDISNVTD; via the coding sequence ATGACTTCATTTAATAATTATGAGCCAGGCGATTATGCCCGCAATAATATTCGTATTTCACAGACAACGTTGTCTGATGGTCGAGATTTCTTCTATCTAGATGACGATCCTGAGTATGTATCTGGTGAGAAAACTCGCGAGCTGACAGATCCTCGTGTTCTTGCCAATCGTTATGAGCCAGGAATTGATGGCGAGGGCAATCCTATGCCAGTGCAGGCTCCTCAAATGCGTCAAGATCCTTTGACTGGGGACTGGATTCCTATGGCTACCGCTCGTATGAATCGTCCGATTACTGCTGGCCCTGGTGCTACTGCTTCAGGAAACCCATTGGCAGCACGTAAACCAGGTGATCCATATCAAGACGGAGAAGTGCCTGACACTGATTACAACGTGGTCGTTTTTGAGAACCGCTTCCCATCCATGACCCGTATTCCTGGTGTTCCAGACGAAGTTAGCTATGTTGACGGCAATCCGCTGTGGAAGTCTAAGCCAGCAGTGGGTCGTTGCGAAGTAGTGTGCTTTGATCCTAATGAAACAGGACTTCCTGCAGATTTAACTCTCAAGCGTATGCGTACTGTTGTAGAGGCTTGGGCTTTCCGCACGGCAGAAATTAGCTCCATTGAAGGTATTGAGCAGATTTTCCCATTTGAAAATCACGGTCAGGAAATTGGTGTTTCTTTGGCACACCCTCACGGTCAGATTTACTGCTATCCATTTATTGCTCCTCGTTTGGAAACTGAGCTGCAGCATACGCAAGCCTATTTTGAGAAAAATGGTTCCGATTTGCTGACTGATTTAAAGAAAGCGGAAATCGAAGCTGAAGATCGCATTGTTTTGTGCAATGACACGTGGATTGGTTACGTGCCAGCTGCTGCACGTTGGCCGCTGGAGGTTCATGTTCAGCCTGTGCGTGATGACGTGCGCACTCTGGATGAACTCAACGATAATGAGCGTTGGGGGCTAGCTCAGATGTATTCCCAGTTGCTTAAACGCGGTAACGCATTCTTTGATACCGGTGACGGCAAGGGCATGGATCTGCCATATATTTCTGCATGGCATCAAGCTCCAATTCATGATGAACGTCGTGAAAATTACCGTCTTAACTTGCAGTTCTTCTCCTTTAGGCGCTCTGCAAACAAAATTAAGTATCTTGCTGGCTCTGAATCAGGTATGGCTGCATGGATTTCTGACACGACTCCAGAAAAGATTGCTGCTCGATTCCATGAGCTTGGTTCTATTGATATTTCGAATGTTACTGACTAG
- a CDS encoding TrmH family RNA methyltransferase: MSGDASTKVAQNHADNRGDAQSGNHAEQLAQQSEEKSVETPQSQQTQQAKREAARKLAAEQQKRAEQAGPGTHPQQSAMFEYGYRKKNYAPDELITDAHGNPITVSDTMLTAIEANKRVTHTPHLCFYEPRIPGNTGSAIRLCAVTGSILHLIEPLGFDLKDTKLRRAGLDYHDMAHVVIHPSFEAMVEAMPDSRIIAFTAHAEKTYTEIDYKPNDILLFGPEPGDIPDPMDVFFGPHVAEQVKLPMRPSLRSLNLTNTASIALYEAWRQLDFAGAGESEQL, translated from the coding sequence ATGAGTGGCGACGCTTCTACAAAGGTCGCACAAAATCACGCGGATAATCGCGGTGACGCGCAGTCTGGCAATCACGCTGAGCAGTTGGCCCAGCAATCTGAGGAAAAATCTGTGGAAACCCCACAATCGCAACAGACTCAGCAGGCTAAGCGCGAAGCAGCCCGCAAATTGGCAGCCGAGCAGCAAAAACGCGCTGAACAAGCAGGACCTGGAACCCACCCACAGCAATCAGCCATGTTTGAATACGGCTATCGCAAGAAGAATTACGCACCTGACGAGCTCATAACAGATGCGCATGGTAATCCTATTACCGTGTCTGACACCATGCTGACCGCCATTGAAGCCAACAAACGCGTTACTCACACGCCGCATCTGTGCTTCTATGAGCCACGCATCCCCGGCAATACGGGATCCGCTATTCGTTTATGCGCAGTGACTGGCTCAATTTTGCATCTTATTGAGCCTTTAGGGTTCGACTTGAAAGATACCAAGCTGCGTCGTGCGGGTTTGGATTATCACGATATGGCTCATGTAGTGATTCATCCAAGTTTTGAAGCCATGGTTGAGGCTATGCCAGATTCACGTATTATTGCCTTTACCGCACACGCCGAGAAAACATATACCGAAATTGACTACAAACCAAACGACATTCTGCTTTTTGGTCCTGAACCAGGAGATATTCCAGACCCTATGGATGTATTCTTTGGTCCGCATGTGGCTGAGCAGGTCAAATTACCTATGCGACCTAGTTTGCGTTCGTTGAACTTAACCAATACAGCCTCTATTGCATTGTATGAAGCATGGCGGCAGCTTGATTTTGCAGGGGCAGGCGAGTCAGAACAGTTGTAG
- a CDS encoding Crp/Fnr family transcriptional regulator — MVADSHIMNDNLNSLEQTLRYTALFEHVPLEDARQLLPYLQRHRFAKGEYIFHEGDEDTNMYIIERGRIKLTRESYDHRVQLLSISGAGEIAGEIPVFDPKGGPRTASAVSMVNDTTTLSLTSEVLFSWLDEHPRVAVNMLEVLARRMRMNNERISDLVFMDVPARLSKTLIDLAKRFGEPGVQGLVVPHDLTQEELAQLVGTSRETVNKALMDFTNRGWIAREGRTIIIYQPGNLILRARH; from the coding sequence ATGGTCGCTGATTCGCACATTATGAACGATAACTTAAACTCGCTAGAGCAGACTTTGCGCTACACCGCGCTCTTTGAGCACGTGCCATTAGAAGATGCCCGGCAGCTCCTGCCGTATCTGCAACGTCATAGGTTTGCCAAAGGCGAGTATATCTTCCATGAAGGCGATGAAGACACCAATATGTACATTATTGAGCGTGGTCGCATTAAGCTGACACGCGAATCCTACGATCATCGAGTGCAGCTCCTCAGCATTTCTGGCGCAGGTGAAATTGCGGGCGAAATCCCTGTTTTTGACCCGAAGGGAGGTCCTCGCACAGCGTCAGCAGTGAGCATGGTAAACGACACTACAACTCTTTCTCTCACTTCAGAAGTGCTATTTTCCTGGCTGGATGAACACCCACGCGTTGCTGTTAATATGCTAGAAGTCTTAGCTCGACGTATGCGCATGAACAATGAGCGCATTAGCGACCTTGTCTTTATGGATGTTCCTGCACGACTGTCTAAAACCCTTATTGATTTAGCTAAGAGATTTGGCGAGCCAGGCGTTCAAGGTTTAGTTGTGCCTCATGATTTAACACAAGAAGAATTGGCTCAGCTCGTGGGCACCTCACGCGAAACAGTCAATAAAGCTTTGATGGACTTTACCAACCGCGGGTGGATTGCTCGCGAAGGGCGCACGATTATTATTTATCAGCCTGGTAATTTGATTTTGCGCGCACGTCATTAA
- a CDS encoding ACT domain-containing protein yields the protein MNKAIITVVGHDTVGIIARVCTYLSDSHVNVLDISQTIIDGFFNMMMIVDYSESTVDFAELNSQLESIGDEIGVNVRCQREEIFTKMHRI from the coding sequence ATGAACAAAGCCATTATTACCGTTGTAGGACACGATACTGTGGGTATTATTGCTCGCGTCTGCACATATTTATCTGATTCTCACGTCAATGTTCTCGACATCTCGCAGACCATTATTGACGGTTTCTTTAACATGATGATGATTGTGGACTATTCTGAATCCACTGTTGATTTTGCTGAGCTCAACAGCCAACTAGAAAGTATCGGCGACGAGATTGGCGTAAATGTGCGTTGCCAGCGTGAAGAGATCTTTACCAAGATGCATCGCATCTAA
- the radA gene encoding DNA repair protein RadA, producing the protein MAKSSTQFVCSECGWNGAKWFGRCPNCGEWGTIDEFHEARLTRGASKTSRSSASRTAVAAVSVDDLVRSTTDESVKQSSRISTGFSEYDRVLGGGIVPGAVILMAGEPGIGKSTLLLETAGHVAASQSAQSPDAKVLYISGEESLAQIQMRATRIGAVHKALLMASTTDLDAVVALITKEQPVLVVVDSAQTIHSSAVEGIPGGSTQVREVATALIDVAKTNDIALLLVGHVTKDGSIAGPRTLEHLVDVVCQFEGDTQTALRLLRSVKNRFGPTDEVGCFDMSGEGIEEVNDPSGLFLSDTDDAPAGTCVSFTVDGHRSLAIEIQALTTQSVLPTPRRATNGIDTNRLAMLVAVLYRHAHMNLLGQDLYVSTIAGGSAKEPACDVAIVAALASAMTNKPIARTTAALGEISLTGQVRPIPRLNHRVREAARLGFTRILVPRSRADIKHEKIDGVRIIEVATVSEVLRELALSSK; encoded by the coding sequence ATGGCTAAGTCTTCTACACAATTTGTCTGCTCAGAATGTGGGTGGAATGGGGCAAAATGGTTCGGACGTTGCCCAAATTGCGGCGAATGGGGAACTATTGATGAGTTTCATGAAGCTCGGCTAACTCGTGGAGCAAGCAAAACAAGCCGCAGCTCAGCTTCTCGTACTGCAGTTGCAGCGGTAAGCGTAGATGATTTAGTACGTTCCACCACAGACGAATCAGTAAAACAATCTTCACGCATATCCACAGGTTTTAGTGAATATGACCGTGTGCTTGGCGGTGGAATAGTACCCGGCGCAGTCATTCTTATGGCAGGAGAACCAGGTATAGGTAAGTCAACCCTGCTTTTAGAAACTGCAGGCCATGTTGCCGCTTCTCAGTCAGCCCAATCGCCAGACGCGAAAGTTCTCTATATTTCTGGCGAGGAATCCTTAGCTCAAATCCAGATGCGCGCTACACGCATTGGCGCAGTACACAAGGCTTTACTGATGGCTTCTACTACTGATTTGGATGCAGTCGTAGCGCTAATCACAAAAGAACAGCCTGTTCTTGTTGTTGTAGATTCGGCTCAAACTATTCACTCATCAGCTGTGGAAGGCATTCCGGGGGGATCGACGCAGGTTCGCGAAGTGGCAACCGCACTTATTGACGTGGCTAAGACGAACGATATTGCCCTTCTTCTTGTAGGTCATGTGACTAAAGACGGTTCTATTGCTGGCCCTCGCACGCTAGAACACCTCGTTGATGTGGTCTGCCAATTCGAAGGCGATACACAAACAGCTCTACGTCTGCTGCGTTCTGTGAAGAACCGCTTTGGACCTACTGATGAAGTCGGCTGCTTTGATATGAGCGGCGAGGGTATTGAAGAGGTCAACGATCCGAGCGGATTGTTCCTCAGCGATACTGATGATGCTCCTGCAGGCACCTGTGTAAGTTTTACTGTTGACGGACACCGTAGTTTAGCTATTGAGATTCAAGCGCTGACAACTCAATCAGTCCTACCTACGCCGCGAAGAGCTACAAATGGTATTGATACGAATCGTTTAGCTATGCTGGTAGCCGTACTGTACCGTCATGCACACATGAATTTGCTGGGACAGGATCTGTATGTATCCACCATTGCAGGCGGATCAGCCAAAGAGCCTGCTTGTGATGTTGCTATTGTGGCTGCACTGGCAAGCGCTATGACGAATAAGCCGATTGCGCGCACCACTGCCGCATTGGGTGAAATTTCGCTGACCGGCCAGGTTCGTCCTATTCCACGCTTAAATCATCGCGTGCGAGAAGCTGCACGTCTCGGTTTTACACGCATTTTAGTTCCCCGTTCTCGCGCAGATATAAAACACGAGAAAATCGACGGCGTTAGAATTATTGAAGTTGCTACGGTATCAGAGGTTCTACGCGAACTAGCTTTGTCGAGTAAATAA
- a CDS encoding A/G-specific adenine glycosylase, with protein MTDQRTYVNRAEEMYEPLASWWHESARDFPWRFGKTDAWGVLLSEVMSQQTPMTRVLPYWLNWMELWPTPADLAAASAAEVITAWGTLGYPRRALRLRECAQAIVSEHDGVVPHTYEQLVALPGIGDYTASAVLSFSYHERIPVIDTNIRRVISRAVKGEESFGGSVSANERRIATDILPKNQEDSVLWNQSVMELGATICTAKNPQCDACPLRSQCAFAAAGWPDLGVKRTRPKQSFYGTNRYVRGLILKALRAHNNHHLTYDAVSSVWDDSVQLDACIASLDDDGLIVIHDDHSIALP; from the coding sequence ATGACAGACCAGAGAACATATGTGAACCGTGCCGAGGAGATGTATGAGCCACTCGCATCGTGGTGGCATGAGAGCGCTCGCGATTTTCCATGGCGTTTTGGGAAAACTGATGCGTGGGGAGTCCTGCTTTCTGAAGTGATGAGTCAGCAAACACCGATGACTCGCGTGTTGCCGTATTGGCTGAATTGGATGGAACTGTGGCCAACTCCTGCTGATTTAGCGGCGGCTTCTGCTGCGGAGGTGATTACCGCGTGGGGAACTTTAGGGTATCCACGCCGTGCCTTGCGCTTGCGTGAATGTGCGCAAGCTATTGTGTCTGAGCATGATGGGGTCGTGCCCCATACATATGAGCAGCTTGTTGCTTTGCCGGGTATCGGCGACTACACCGCTAGTGCAGTGCTATCGTTTTCGTACCATGAACGTATTCCTGTGATTGATACGAATATTCGCCGCGTGATTTCGCGGGCGGTGAAGGGGGAGGAATCTTTCGGAGGAAGTGTTAGCGCCAACGAACGAAGGATTGCCACAGACATCTTGCCGAAGAATCAAGAAGATTCTGTGCTATGGAATCAATCTGTCATGGAATTAGGTGCAACTATCTGCACAGCTAAAAATCCGCAATGTGATGCGTGCCCTCTGCGCTCGCAGTGTGCCTTCGCTGCAGCCGGATGGCCTGATTTGGGGGTAAAGCGTACGCGTCCAAAACAGAGCTTTTATGGCACTAACCGTTATGTGCGCGGTCTTATCTTAAAAGCGTTGCGTGCGCACAACAATCATCATCTGACTTATGATGCAGTGTCAAGCGTCTGGGATGATTCTGTGCAACTCGATGCCTGCATTGCTAGTCTTGACGATGATGGGCTTATTGTTATTCATGACGATCATTCAATCGCATTACCATAG
- the galK gene encoding galactokinase, translating into MAQIEFIDALSVDDGVREATELFRSAFGEEPAGVWDAPGRVNLIGEHTDYNNGLCLPIALPHRTYIALRPREDTTVRVISTLSDGKVTEVDLDGLQAGDVEGWAAYPAGVAWAMRNADFGRNVRGFDAAFASCVPLGGGLSSSAAMTCSTALALDDVYDLGFGSTDEGRVTLVRMAMSAENDMAGAATGGLDQSASLRCQAGKALLLDCDPALSAVESVSQHDFDLSKRGLELLVLDTQAPHSLNDGQYEARRRMCEESAATLGVESLRVLADRVNALPAAERGEAVDSVIAQLDSAEAKKRVRHVLTEIGRVTEFVEAFQAGDIALSGKLFNASHDSLRDDYEVTVPQLDVAVDVARAEGAYGARMTGGGFGGSIIALVDEGQAEVIAQKIADEFESRRWNAPRALAVVASEPAQRVK; encoded by the coding sequence ATGGCACAGATTGAATTTATTGATGCTCTGAGCGTTGACGACGGTGTGCGCGAGGCTACTGAACTGTTCCGTTCTGCTTTTGGTGAAGAGCCTGCAGGCGTGTGGGATGCACCTGGTCGCGTGAATTTGATTGGCGAGCATACTGATTACAACAATGGCTTATGTTTGCCTATTGCGTTACCTCATCGCACATATATTGCTTTGCGACCTCGTGAAGATACAACAGTGCGCGTGATTTCCACGCTATCGGATGGTAAAGTAACCGAAGTTGATTTAGACGGTTTGCAAGCTGGTGATGTTGAAGGATGGGCTGCTTACCCTGCGGGAGTGGCATGGGCAATGCGCAATGCTGACTTTGGTCGCAATGTGCGTGGCTTCGATGCAGCTTTTGCTTCCTGCGTGCCTTTGGGCGGTGGTTTGAGCTCGTCCGCAGCTATGACCTGCTCCACTGCTTTGGCCTTGGATGATGTGTATGACTTAGGTTTTGGATCTACTGATGAAGGTCGTGTTACTTTGGTGCGCATGGCTATGAGCGCTGAAAATGACATGGCTGGAGCTGCTACCGGCGGATTGGATCAGTCTGCATCTTTACGTTGCCAAGCAGGCAAAGCATTGCTTTTGGACTGCGATCCTGCACTTTCTGCTGTAGAGAGCGTATCTCAACATGATTTTGATCTCAGCAAGCGTGGCCTGGAACTCTTGGTTTTGGATACGCAAGCTCCTCATTCCTTGAATGACGGCCAGTATGAAGCTCGACGTCGTATGTGTGAAGAATCTGCTGCTACTTTGGGCGTAGAGTCATTGCGTGTGCTCGCTGACCGCGTTAATGCTTTGCCTGCCGCCGAACGCGGTGAGGCTGTGGATAGCGTTATTGCTCAGCTTGATTCTGCGGAAGCGAAAAAGCGTGTACGTCACGTATTGACAGAAATTGGTCGTGTTACCGAGTTTGTGGAGGCGTTCCAAGCAGGTGATATTGCACTTTCTGGCAAACTTTTCAATGCATCACATGATTCTTTGCGTGATGATTATGAAGTGACCGTACCTCAACTCGATGTGGCAGTAGATGTGGCTCGTGCTGAAGGAGCATACGGCGCTCGTATGACCGGTGGTGGCTTCGGCGGTTCAATTATTGCTCTTGTTGACGAAGGTCAAGCTGAAGTGATTGCGCAGAAAATTGCTGATGAATTTGAAAGCCGTAGGTGGAATGCTCCTCGTGCTTTGGCTGTGGTGGCTTCAGAGCCTGCGCAGCGTGTGAAGTAG